A stretch of the Aegilops tauschii subsp. strangulata cultivar AL8/78 chromosome 4, Aet v6.0, whole genome shotgun sequence genome encodes the following:
- the LOC109787607 gene encoding UDP-glucuronic acid decarboxylase 1, with translation MKQLHRQPSLSKQHRPHHRASLSRSLASYLLREHRLLFVLLGFLLASSFFLLYPALAPHPISLSSSAYAATTTSAIRNPRVFSFSTANASPRRLPVGVRKKPLRVVVTGGAGFVGSHLVDKVLARGDSVIVVDNFFTGRKENVAHHLANPRFELIRHDVVEPILLEVDQIYHLACPASPVHYKFNPIKTIKTNVMGTLNMLGLAKRVGARFLLTSTSEVYGDPLEHPQKESYWGHVNPIGVRSCYDEGKRTAETLTMDYHRGAGVEVRIARIFNTYGPRMCLDDGRVVSNFVAQTLRKQPMTVYGDGKQTRSFQYVSDLVDGLITLMENKYTGPFNLGNPGEFTMLELAQVVKETIDPSARVEFKPNTADDPHMRKPDISKAKSLLNWEPKVSLKQGLPRMVSDFQKRILDEK, from the exons ATGAAGCAGCTCCACCGGCAGCCCAGCCTCAGCAAGCAGCACCGCCCGCACCACCGCGCCTCCCTCTCCCGCTCCCTCGCCTCCTACCTCCTCCGCGAGCACCGCCTCCTCTTCGTCCTCCTCGGCTTCCTCCTCgcctcctccttcttcctcctctaccCCGCCCTCGCCCCGCACCCcatctccctctcctcctccgcctaCGCCGCCACCACCACTTCTGCCATCAGAAACCCCCGCGTCTTCTCCTTCTCCACCGCCaacgcctcgccccgccgcctccccgTCGGCGTCCGCAAAAAGCCCCTGCGGGTGGTCGTCACCGGGGGCGCCGGCTTCGTCGGCAGCCACCTCGTCGACAAGGTCCTCGCCCGCGGGGACAGCGTCATCGTCGTCGACAACTTCTTCACGGGCCGCAAGGAAAACGTCGCGCACCACCTCGCCAACCCTCGCTTCGAGCTCATCCGCCACGATGTCGTCGAGCCCATCCTCCTCGAGGTCGACCAGATCTACCACCTCGCCTGCCCCGCCTCCCCCGTCCACTACAAATTCAACCCAATCAAGACCATC AAGACCAATGTGATGGGGACATTGAACATGCTGGGACTGGCGAAGAGGGTCGGTGCCCGGTTCTTGCTCACCAGTACCAGTGAGGTGTACGGTGATCCTCTAGAGCATCCTCAGAAGGAGAGTTACTGGGGCCATGTCAATCCCATAG GTGTAAGGAGTTGTTACGACGAGGGAAAGAGAACAGCAGAAACTCTGACCATGGATTACCATCGTGGTGCTGGTGTTGAG GTTAGAATTGCTCGCATATTCAACACGTACGGCCCTCGTATGTGTTTAGATGATGGCCGGGTTGTTAGCAACTTTGTTGCACAG ACTTTGCGAAAACAACCAATGACGGTTTATGGTGATGGAAAGCAAACAAGAAGCTTTCAATATGTTTCGGATTTG GTTGATGGGTTGATAACTCTGATGGAAAATAAGTACACTGGACCTTTCAACTTGGGAAACCCTGGGGAGTTTACCATGTTGGAGCTTGCTCAG GTAGTGAAAGAGACAATTGACCCAAGTGCGCGTGTTGAATTTAAACCCAACACCGCCGATGATCCGCACATGAGAAAACCTGACATCTCAAAGGCCAAATCTCTTCTCAATTGGGAGCCAAAAGTCTCTCTGAAGCAAGGCCTGCCACGTATGGTTTCGGACTTCCAGAAACGCATCTTGGATGAGAAATGA
- the LOC109731411 gene encoding LOW QUALITY PROTEIN: dirigent protein 9 (The sequence of the model RefSeq protein was modified relative to this genomic sequence to represent the inferred CDS: inserted 2 bases in 1 codon), whose translation MHPCTSAAVTATSNPPGECSSPPNRVLALLRARTKMAKAALCMMLALALTSCAFAGRVLNEHPAAPPVEADPLPGPTEPPVDTVVVPVPAAASPLPSDAAGAAGVAPAAGAGATANLGAGVAAGAGDSPLTFFMHDILGSSSQPSALMVTGVVASADDLVSSNNVVPYDSLVQSNGNAVNGGYKNTIPSVNAGGGATPQNLLFGMTTVVDEELAGGHELGAAAVGRAQGFYVASSQDGSSKTVVLTALFGGEAHGDTLSFFGVHRTGXQESRIAVIGGTGKYETAKGFAAIRTLHPGDQHATDGVDSLLQFDIHLS comes from the exons ATGCATCCATGCACATCAGCAGCAGTCACCGCTACGAGTAACCCGCCTGGAGAGTGTAGCAGCCCTCCCAACAGAGTTCTTGCTCTCCTCCGTGCACGCACCAAGATGGCCAAGGCGGCGCTCTGCATGATGCTCGCGCTTGCTCTGACGAGCTGCGCATTCGCCGGCCGCGTCCTCAACGAGCATCCTGCCGCGCCTCCGGTAGAGGCCGATCCGTTGCCGGGGCCGACCGAGCCGCCTGTCGACACAGTGGTAGTGCCGGTGCCCGCGGCGGCGTCGCCTTTGCCATCCGATGCCGCGGGCGCCGCAGGAGTAGCTCCGGCCGCGGGTGCTGGTGCAACGGCCAACCTAGGAGCCGGTGTGGCTGCAGGCGCCGGCGACAGCCCGCTGACGTTCTTCATGCACGACATCCTCGGCAGCTCGTCGCAGCCGTCAGCGCTCATGGTGACCGGGGTGGTGGCGAGCGCCGACGACCTGGTCAGCAGCAACAACGTCGTCCCCTACGACAGCCTCGTCCAGAGCAATGGCAACGCCGTCAACGGCGGCTACAAGAACACCATCCCCTCCGTCAACGCTGGCGGCGGCGCCACGCCCCAGAACCTCCTCTTCGGCATGACCACCGTCGTGGACGAGGAGCTCGCCGGGGGCCACGAGCTCGGCGCCGCGGCCGTCGGCAGGGCGCAGGGGTTCTACGTCGCGAGCTCGCAGGACGGCAGCAGCAAGACGGTCGTGCTGACGGCCCTGTTCGGCGGCGAAGCGCACGGCGACACGCTCAGCTTCTTCGGGGTGCACCGGACGGG GCAAGAGTCCCGCATCGCCGTCATCGGCGGCACAGGGAAGTACGAGACCGCCAAGGGCTTCGCCGCCATCCGCACACTGCACCCCGGCGACCAGCACGCCACCGACGGCGTCGACAGCCTCCTCCAGTTCGATATTCACCTCTCCTGA